The following nucleotide sequence is from Myripristis murdjan chromosome 22, fMyrMur1.1, whole genome shotgun sequence.
AAGACAGTAGTTTGGAAAGGAACTCTTTGActatcacaataaaagcctcttGGTGACTTGCTGAACGTCGTCTCTTGGTCTGCAGCTCCCCCGGACGATCGTCAACGTCGTGCAGATTCTCCCGATGAAGCCGCTGAGGGAAGTTCAGAAACCCTCTCTTGGCTGTCAGCTTCAAAAGTGTGTTACCTTTGCATTGTCCTGTgcatgttttgtctttgtttctttttttgtttgtttgtttgtttgtttgttttttaacccaTTGAAACTACGTGTAGCTGAATGTATATTGCAAATCTGCACACcaaaaaactgaactgacagCTGATGTCATAATCTCATAATCTGCTTGCAGAAGTTTCTGCTCTTGCCTGGTTCTGCCGGAAGAAAACTCCACCGAACTGAAGGAGCTCATAGAGATGAACTTTGAattccaggtgtgtgtgtgtgtgtatgtgtgtgtttgaaggaaCTTCTTCAGCCAGTGAAGTTTGACCAGACTGCTTCTAAAGGTTTtgagaaacacacaacaacacgGCTGAGgtgtttgtattattattattattattattattattatggcacATGGACTGGGAGTGTCTTGAAACTCCAGCAGGTAGAGAGTTTTTGTTCCTAAACAGAGAACGGGCCGCACAGCAAGCCAGAGATCCCAACCCCTCCGCTGATATGTGGCAGACACTTTGTGCTATAAGGCcgtaaaaattttatttattgcccCTTTAACTATTCGTTTCCTCCGTTCACAGAGGAGACTAGAGAAGCTTCTGCACAGTGACCGTTTCTTCAAGGAGGATTTcgctgtggttctgcagccctATTTACAGCATGCACAACCGCCGAGACTGcctgtgagtcacacacacacacactttcacacatacacacacttccacacatgTGCAACGGTGCTACTCTTTACGGCTTTTATCTCATTTTCAGCCGTATGGATGTCCCTATGTACTTTGTGATGAACCTCTTTGTTAAGATTTAAATCAAGCAGCCTTGTTTCTCTGTTCCTTAGGGGGTTTTTGGACCACATGAGTATTTTTAGACTCGTGTTTTTAACTCTAAACATGTTGTTTCTATATTTTAGAACTAAAAAATGTCAGCCTCCAGAATGACCCACTTTCTCCTGCAGCCCGTGATGTTAGATTTTCAGCACATGAATTCTTTTGATTTGCGTTCTCTGAGAGCGTCTCTGGccttgctgctgctgatgcacaTGGTTGGATATTGAATTAGTGAATATACTGAGCAATAATGTAGGGCTATACGTCACTGCCAGTAGCACGTTTTGCAGCAGATTTGTGGTCCTGCTGACCTTGTATCCTGCCGTGGCTGCATGCTAATCTCTGGTTAGTATGCCTCTGCACGACTAGACACAGATCAGACCCCTTATGTCGACTGGAACAACTCAAATCAGGTCTGGTCTATGAACGTGAACACAAGCCTGGGTCTGGTTTGTGTTTGGTGGTATGACTCTGACTTTTGATGTTCCTCTCGCCTTCAGAACGGGACGATCGACATGAGCTTCTTCACAGCCGACTGCTTCCACTTCAGGGTGAAGGGCCACGAGGAGCTGGCCAAGGGCCTGTGGAACAACATGGTGAACTCCTCCTCACAGTTTTACTTTTAATCGAGCACACTGCTGAGTACAGTGACGTGCATGCAGAAAAATGAAGGCGCtgactggaaccaaaaatggttcttccaCGGCGTCACTCTGAAGAGCCATTTTTGGAAGAACCGTTTAGCAAGAcgttctt
It contains:
- the LOC115354458 gene encoding phospholipase B1, membrane-associated-like; protein product: MIDTFKTYPGLNFQEDWKVVTMLIGMNDICDYCKNNTLFSPDSFIHYMTAALDMMMNELPRTIVNVVQILPMKPLREVQKPSLGCQLQKSFCSCLVLPEENSTELKELIEMNFEFQRRLEKLLHSDRFFKEDFAVVLQPYLQHAQPPRLPNGTIDMSFFTADCFHFRVKGHEELAKGLWNNMFQPEGEKDMLDIFSEPVKLICPPKEHPYIYTRPRAASSALVLKQHSVTHISLVFVFVLLSHTMY